In Streptomyces nodosus, one DNA window encodes the following:
- a CDS encoding oxidoreductase, with translation MGVRFPHLFSPLRIGQVTVRNRILSSGHDTVLVRDGEVTEELIAYHEARAEGGVGLIVLQVSGVHESARYTTHVLMATDDACVPGYARLAQAVHRHGAKVFGQLFHPGREILESEDGSAPVAWAPSATPSERFHVMPRAMTEAEIREVLDGYGQAARRLREAGLDGVEIVASHGYLPAQFLNPEVNLRDDGWGGDRQGRIRFLREALRSARKGAGDGFVVGLRISGDELSHDGLGSELVLQSVAELDAEGLVDYVSVCAGSSSSLSGAQHIAPPMFQPAGYTAPLAARVRAVVGVPVMVAGRINQPQEAEQIVAAGQADACAMTRALICDPDLPAKAADDRAEEIRACIGCNQACIGHFQLGYPISCIQHPETGRERRFGVLPTITRRKKVLVVGGGPAGLKAAAVAAARGHEVELHEAGRRLGGQVLLAQLLPGRAEFGGAVTNLEGEARRAGARILVGSRMDGPALAAAAPDAVVLATGARPRHPRLELIDDPVVLDAWSVIRGGEVPRGRIVVADWRGDWIGLGVALQLASRRRKVTLCVTGFAAGEHLQQYVRGAMLAQAVRARIEIVPNVRLYGADSDTVYLQHTLTEEPVLLEGVAGTVLAQGHDPVNDLDPVASGVPADRVFAAGDCLTPRTVEEAVLEGLTVAAGL, from the coding sequence ATGGGAGTGCGGTTCCCCCACCTGTTCAGCCCGCTTCGGATAGGCCAGGTGACGGTGCGCAACCGGATCCTGTCCTCGGGCCACGACACGGTCCTGGTCAGGGACGGCGAGGTCACCGAGGAACTGATCGCCTACCACGAAGCCCGCGCGGAAGGCGGCGTCGGCCTGATCGTGCTCCAGGTCTCGGGTGTGCACGAGTCCGCCCGCTACACCACCCATGTGCTCATGGCCACGGACGACGCGTGTGTCCCCGGGTATGCCAGGCTCGCGCAGGCGGTGCACCGGCACGGAGCGAAGGTCTTCGGCCAGCTCTTCCACCCCGGCCGGGAGATCCTGGAGTCCGAGGACGGCAGCGCACCGGTCGCCTGGGCGCCCTCCGCGACGCCGAGCGAGCGCTTCCATGTCATGCCGCGCGCCATGACCGAGGCCGAGATCCGCGAAGTCCTCGACGGCTACGGCCAGGCGGCCCGCCGACTGCGGGAGGCCGGGCTGGACGGCGTGGAGATCGTCGCCAGCCATGGCTACCTGCCGGCGCAGTTCCTCAATCCCGAGGTGAACCTCCGCGACGACGGCTGGGGCGGGGACCGGCAGGGCCGGATACGTTTCCTGCGCGAGGCGCTGCGCAGCGCCCGGAAGGGAGCAGGAGACGGCTTCGTGGTCGGCCTGCGCATCTCCGGCGACGAACTGAGCCACGACGGCCTCGGCAGTGAACTGGTGCTCCAGTCCGTCGCCGAACTCGACGCCGAAGGACTTGTCGACTATGTCTCGGTGTGTGCGGGCAGCTCGTCCAGCCTGTCCGGGGCCCAGCACATCGCCCCGCCCATGTTCCAGCCCGCCGGCTACACCGCGCCGCTCGCCGCCCGGGTGCGCGCCGTCGTCGGCGTCCCCGTGATGGTGGCCGGGCGGATCAACCAGCCGCAGGAAGCAGAGCAGATCGTCGCAGCGGGGCAGGCGGACGCCTGCGCGATGACCAGGGCCCTGATCTGCGACCCGGATCTGCCGGCCAAGGCCGCGGACGACCGCGCCGAGGAGATCCGCGCCTGCATCGGCTGCAACCAGGCCTGCATCGGCCACTTCCAGCTCGGCTACCCGATCTCCTGCATCCAGCACCCGGAGACCGGCCGGGAGCGCCGCTTCGGAGTACTGCCGACGATCACACGGCGCAAGAAGGTGCTGGTGGTCGGCGGCGGACCCGCCGGTCTGAAGGCCGCGGCCGTGGCCGCGGCACGCGGTCACGAGGTGGAACTGCATGAGGCAGGACGACGCCTCGGGGGTCAGGTGCTCCTCGCGCAACTGCTGCCCGGCCGCGCCGAGTTCGGCGGCGCGGTCACCAATCTCGAGGGTGAGGCGCGACGCGCGGGAGCCCGCATCCTGGTGGGCTCACGGATGGACGGACCGGCCCTTGCCGCTGCGGCACCGGACGCCGTGGTGCTCGCGACCGGCGCACGCCCCCGCCACCCACGGCTGGAGTTGATCGACGATCCCGTGGTGCTCGACGCATGGTCGGTGATCCGCGGCGGCGAGGTGCCGCGCGGACGGATCGTGGTGGCGGACTGGCGTGGCGACTGGATCGGCCTGGGCGTCGCTCTCCAACTCGCAAGCAGGCGCAGGAAGGTGACGCTGTGCGTCACGGGCTTCGCGGCCGGCGAGCACCTGCAGCAGTACGTACGTGGGGCCATGCTGGCCCAGGCGGTACGGGCGCGGATCGAGATCGTGCCCAATGTACGGCTCTACGGAGCCGACAGCGACACCGTGTACCTCCAGCACACCCTCACCGAGGAGCCGGTGCTGCTCGAAGGGGTCGCGGGTACCGTCCTCGCACAGGGGCACGACCCGGTCAACGACCTCGACCCCGTCGCCTCCGGTGTCCCGGCCGATCGTGTCTTCGCCGCAGGGGACTGCCTCACCCCTCGCACCGTGGAGGAAGCAGTACTGGAGGGCCTGACGGTGGCCGCCGGGCTCTGA
- a CDS encoding TetR/AcrR family transcriptional regulator: MDEQRERILRAAAEVLAERGFDAGRLRDVATTSGVSIGALQHYFETRDTLFREAFAWSIDDLIQRWRAAAADASSAWRRLELLVTALTTDPTLTRRCATWTEFCASASRREELRAGVHRVHTEWQALVREIVHQGVQNEEFHPAVPADLAVGSLVALVDGCDMAVASGSGLTAERYAELILGTARVLLGVRA, from the coding sequence ATGGACGAGCAGAGGGAGCGCATCCTGCGTGCGGCGGCCGAGGTGCTGGCTGAACGAGGCTTCGACGCAGGCCGGTTGCGCGACGTCGCCACGACGTCCGGTGTGTCCATCGGCGCGCTGCAGCACTACTTCGAGACCCGTGACACCCTCTTCCGCGAAGCCTTCGCCTGGTCGATCGACGATCTGATCCAGCGCTGGCGGGCGGCGGCCGCCGACGCGAGCAGTGCCTGGCGCCGCCTGGAACTGCTTGTCACGGCACTCACCACCGATCCCACCCTCACCCGGCGCTGCGCCACCTGGACCGAGTTCTGCGCGAGCGCCTCCCGGCGCGAGGAGCTGCGCGCGGGCGTGCACCGGGTTCATACCGAGTGGCAGGCGCTGGTCCGCGAGATCGTCCACCAAGGCGTGCAGAACGAGGAGTTCCACCCCGCCGTCCCCGCCGACCTCGCCGTCGGGTCGCTGGTGGCCCTGGTCGACGGCTGCGACATGGCGGTGGCGTCCGGATCCGGGCTCACCGCCGAACGCTACGCCGAGCTGATCCTCGGCACCGCCCGCGTCCTGCTCGGCGTACGCGCCTAG
- a CDS encoding amidohydrolase, with protein MSVAPDVIVLASRIHTLDPGRPQATAVAVRDGLITAVGDEAEARHWRGPGTEVVDLGDATVVPGLVDGHSHPVLGLDLATGTDLSGVRDLDGLRTALAGAERIDGWILGWGLDHNAFGGHPVHRDILEAALGPDTPVFIRLYDGHSALASGAALRAAGVTGARSFAQRATVVCDPDGIPTGHLIEHAAMDLVVAVMPRRPFAERRDALHALLSDMAASGLTGAHVMDAAGDVLDLLCAVEERHGQVPLRLRLHPWCMPGIDKDGLDELVALQATAGRNWLVGGVKFFIDGTVEGGSAWLEHPDCHGQSRDALWLDPADYTAAVHHLHAAGVRTATHAIGDAGVRHVLDTVAALGADARMRHRIEHIETLPYEQAARFAELGVIASMQPTHSAYTRADHTDEWSTRVGAERARRAWICRTLRDTGVVLALGSDWPIARFDAREILAYAQLRRHPGTDITPVCPEQALTPLMALEGYTTHAAIAAGEAHRAGRIARGLRADLTAFALDPLITPSDDIAQSPVPLTMSNGRITHRA; from the coding sequence ATGTCCGTCGCCCCGGATGTCATCGTCCTCGCCTCCCGAATCCACACCCTCGACCCCGGCCGGCCGCAGGCCACCGCCGTGGCCGTGCGGGACGGATTGATCACCGCGGTGGGCGACGAGGCCGAGGCACGGCACTGGCGCGGACCGGGCACCGAGGTGGTGGACCTCGGTGACGCCACCGTCGTTCCCGGACTCGTCGACGGACACAGCCACCCCGTGCTCGGTCTCGACCTCGCCACCGGAACCGACCTGTCCGGGGTGCGCGACCTCGACGGGCTGCGCACCGCACTCGCCGGCGCCGAGCGCATCGACGGCTGGATCCTCGGCTGGGGACTGGACCACAACGCCTTCGGCGGCCACCCGGTCCACCGCGACATCCTCGAGGCCGCCCTCGGTCCCGACACTCCCGTCTTCATCCGCCTCTACGACGGCCACTCCGCACTGGCCAGCGGTGCCGCCCTGCGCGCCGCCGGCGTGACCGGGGCGCGCTCCTTCGCCCAGCGCGCCACCGTGGTCTGCGACCCCGACGGCATCCCCACCGGACACCTGATCGAGCACGCCGCGATGGACCTGGTCGTCGCCGTGATGCCGAGGCGGCCCTTTGCCGAGCGTCGTGACGCGCTCCATGCGCTGCTGTCCGACATGGCCGCGTCCGGACTGACGGGTGCGCATGTGATGGACGCCGCCGGCGATGTGCTCGATCTGCTGTGCGCCGTCGAGGAGCGCCACGGGCAGGTCCCGCTGCGGCTGCGACTGCACCCCTGGTGCATGCCGGGCATCGACAAGGACGGCCTGGACGAACTGGTCGCCCTACAGGCCACGGCCGGACGCAACTGGCTGGTCGGCGGCGTCAAGTTCTTCATCGACGGCACCGTCGAGGGCGGCTCCGCCTGGCTGGAGCACCCCGACTGCCACGGACAGAGCCGCGACGCGCTCTGGCTCGACCCCGCCGACTACACCGCGGCCGTCCACCATCTGCACGCGGCGGGGGTCCGCACCGCCACCCACGCCATCGGCGACGCGGGCGTGCGCCATGTCCTCGACACCGTCGCCGCGCTCGGCGCCGACGCCCGGATGCGGCACCGGATCGAGCACATCGAGACGCTTCCCTACGAACAAGCGGCCCGCTTCGCCGAGTTGGGCGTCATCGCATCGATGCAGCCCACGCATTCCGCCTACACCCGGGCGGACCACACCGACGAATGGTCCACCAGGGTCGGCGCCGAGCGCGCCCGGCGGGCCTGGATCTGCCGTACCCTGCGCGACACCGGCGTGGTGCTGGCCCTCGGCTCCGACTGGCCGATCGCCCGCTTCGACGCCCGCGAGATCCTCGCCTACGCCCAGCTGCGCCGTCACCCCGGTACCGACATCACGCCCGTCTGCCCGGAACAGGCGCTCACCCCGCTCATGGCGTTGGAGGGTTACACCACCCATGCCGCGATAGCGGCCGGAGAAGCGCACCGCGCCGGACGCATCGCGCGCGGCCTGCGGGCCGATCTCACCGCGTTCGCCCTGGACCCGCTCATCACCCCGTCGGACGACATCGCGCAGAGCCCGGTCCCGCTCACCATGTCGAACGGCCGTATCACCCACCGCGCCTGA
- a CDS encoding APC family permease codes for MTTTPAPAAAPAPTLRSGTLGTADIAFFVVSAAAPLTVMAGVAPLGLLIGGIGAPAGYLVAGITLTIFAVGFTTMSRHVRNGGGFYAYISRGLGRPAGFGAALLALLGYLAMNIGVYGLLGSATHDTLLSLFGVDVPWPVIALLGVVVIWYGGFRSIDFGAKVLGVLLLGETAILFLLAVAVLARGGAHGLSLHSFAPGNLTTGGMPGVLSMAFAAFTGFESTVIYRREAKHADRTIPRATYAAVAFLGLFYTFIVWMIIQAFGDKQVIATAAKDPTGLFFSAITTYVGPWAADAMHVMIVTSLIASLLAFHNATNRYGLAMAEEGVLPRSLGRIHFRHRSPYIAGIAQSVLAVVVVAGFAAAGADPYTRLLLWVNTPGVLGLITLQLLAALAVPLFFRRITHGEGTLRTVVAPALATLLLGAALCLVIAHIDLLTGASDSVNLVLILLIPAVFVAGLGYALRVRSRRPHIYAAFAADPAEDPGARADSRNAGPADSVLPATTP; via the coding sequence ATGACAACCACCCCCGCGCCCGCAGCGGCCCCGGCACCGACCCTGCGTTCCGGCACGCTCGGCACCGCCGACATCGCCTTCTTCGTCGTCTCCGCCGCGGCGCCGCTCACGGTCATGGCCGGAGTGGCGCCGCTGGGCCTGCTCATCGGCGGCATCGGTGCGCCCGCGGGATATCTGGTGGCCGGCATCACCCTGACGATCTTCGCGGTGGGCTTCACCACCATGAGCCGTCATGTGCGCAACGGCGGCGGCTTCTACGCCTACATATCCCGGGGGCTGGGCCGCCCCGCCGGTTTCGGCGCGGCACTGCTCGCCCTGCTCGGCTACCTGGCCATGAACATCGGCGTCTACGGCCTGCTCGGCTCGGCGACGCACGACACCCTGCTGTCGCTCTTCGGCGTCGACGTGCCCTGGCCGGTCATCGCCCTGCTCGGGGTCGTGGTCATCTGGTACGGCGGTTTCCGCTCCATCGACTTCGGCGCCAAAGTGCTGGGCGTGCTGCTGCTGGGGGAGACCGCCATCCTGTTCCTGCTCGCCGTGGCGGTGCTGGCCAGAGGCGGCGCGCACGGCCTGTCCCTGCACTCCTTCGCCCCCGGCAACCTGACCACCGGTGGCATGCCCGGAGTCCTGTCCATGGCCTTCGCCGCCTTCACCGGATTCGAGTCCACCGTCATCTACCGCCGTGAGGCGAAGCACGCCGACCGGACCATTCCCCGTGCCACCTATGCCGCCGTCGCCTTCCTCGGCCTGTTCTACACGTTCATCGTGTGGATGATCATCCAGGCGTTCGGTGACAAGCAGGTCATCGCGACCGCGGCCAAGGACCCGACGGGACTGTTCTTCTCCGCGATCACCACCTATGTCGGCCCCTGGGCCGCCGACGCGATGCATGTGATGATCGTGACCAGCCTGATCGCCTCGTTGCTGGCCTTCCACAACGCCACCAACCGATACGGCCTGGCCATGGCGGAGGAAGGCGTGCTGCCCCGCTCGCTCGGCCGGATCCACTTTCGGCACCGCTCCCCTTACATCGCCGGTATCGCACAGAGCGTGCTCGCCGTCGTCGTGGTCGCCGGCTTCGCCGCCGCCGGAGCCGATCCGTACACGCGGCTCCTGCTGTGGGTGAACACCCCTGGCGTTCTCGGCCTGATCACGCTGCAACTGCTGGCCGCGCTCGCGGTGCCCCTCTTCTTCCGCCGCATCACACACGGCGAGGGCACCCTGCGCACCGTCGTCGCCCCGGCCCTGGCCACCCTGCTGCTGGGCGCCGCGCTCTGCCTGGTCATCGCCCACATCGACCTGCTGACCGGGGCCTCCGACTCCGTCAACCTGGTGCTGATCCTGCTGATCCCGGCGGTCTTCGTGGCCGGCCTCGGCTACGCCCTGCGGGTCCGCTCGCGCCGGCCGCACATCTACGCCGCCTTCGCCGCGGACCCGGCCGAGGACCCCGGCGCCCGTGCCGACAGCCGGAACGCGGGGCCCGCGGACTCCGTGCTGCCGGCCACCACGCCCTGA
- a CDS encoding TetR/AcrR family transcriptional regulator yields MPRPSKALLDRDRIGATALALVDSHGDFSVPQIARALGVQTASVYHHVEGRAGIIELLRSRIAETIDASTLELRPWDRALEAWARSYRAAFAEHPRSIPLLTMSQVASPEVLVQYERAVELLIEAGFAMADVMPVITALDNLVLGSALDLAAPESMWQPAPDGSTPLLERALAAVGGGRRADAAFDLALAGFLDHVRGLAASAAPA; encoded by the coding sequence ATGCCGCGGCCCAGCAAGGCCCTTCTCGACAGGGACCGGATCGGCGCAACGGCACTGGCGTTGGTCGACAGCCACGGCGACTTCAGCGTGCCCCAGATCGCCCGGGCCCTCGGGGTCCAGACCGCCTCCGTGTACCACCATGTGGAGGGGCGCGCCGGAATCATCGAGTTGCTGCGGAGCCGTATCGCCGAGACGATCGACGCCTCCACACTCGAACTGCGCCCCTGGGACCGCGCGCTGGAGGCATGGGCCCGGTCCTACCGCGCCGCCTTCGCCGAACACCCCCGCTCGATCCCGCTGCTGACGATGTCTCAGGTGGCCTCGCCCGAGGTGCTGGTGCAGTACGAGCGGGCCGTGGAACTGCTGATCGAGGCCGGCTTCGCGATGGCGGACGTGATGCCGGTGATCACCGCTCTGGACAACCTGGTGCTGGGCTCGGCGCTGGATCTCGCCGCGCCGGAGAGCATGTGGCAGCCCGCTCCGGACGGGTCGACTCCCCTGCTCGAGCGTGCGCTTGCCGCCGTCGGCGGCGGGCGCCGTGCCGACGCGGCGTTCGATCTGGCCCTCGCCGGGTTCCTCGACCATGTCCGCGGCCTCGCGGCATCCGCGGCTCCCGCCTGA
- a CDS encoding trypsin-like peptidase domain-containing protein, translating into MPDSGAQLLPVAVVCQHRAKTERTGRGVSQSIEDSWRVRILGADNTPVGSGVLVDGGRVLTCAHVVQEALGLAEQESPGGRRLVVDHPGSLTADVSYGWVLPQGWAPPDRERADVAVLALGGPAPADCVPARLRPCGPARGRGVRVFGQASSAGPGIWVAARLLGAGGLSPDWVQLDSPDQADGQVRGGYSGAGVVDEHGDVIGIVVAARRPAASRVAWMIPVEAVVRYCPLLGDALHGDPAPVPGWPPGADRELTTALVKVPSMRDPQRRESVLRDTGDEIFDLAERSPVLIEDVRGVVELCLQYADGIDRLAAALRWYERGSLPMRDFERVVLRLRGAPGPTS; encoded by the coding sequence ATGCCGGATTCGGGCGCACAACTGTTACCAGTAGCGGTTGTCTGTCAACATCGTGCAAAGACGGAGCGAACGGGGCGCGGGGTGTCGCAGTCGATCGAGGACTCATGGCGTGTCCGGATTCTCGGCGCGGACAACACACCGGTGGGATCGGGTGTTCTGGTGGACGGGGGACGGGTGCTGACATGTGCTCATGTCGTGCAGGAAGCACTGGGACTGGCGGAACAGGAGAGTCCGGGGGGACGGCGCCTCGTCGTCGACCACCCGGGATCCCTGACCGCTGATGTGTCGTACGGCTGGGTGCTGCCGCAGGGCTGGGCGCCGCCCGACCGGGAACGCGCGGACGTCGCGGTGCTCGCACTGGGCGGTCCGGCGCCGGCCGACTGCGTCCCGGCGCGGCTGCGGCCGTGCGGTCCCGCCCGGGGCCGGGGTGTGCGGGTCTTCGGTCAGGCCTCGTCCGCCGGTCCCGGCATCTGGGTGGCCGCCCGGCTGCTCGGGGCGGGCGGGCTGAGCCCGGACTGGGTCCAGCTGGACAGCCCGGACCAGGCGGACGGGCAGGTGCGCGGCGGATACAGCGGGGCGGGTGTCGTCGACGAGCACGGGGACGTCATCGGCATCGTCGTGGCCGCTCGTCGCCCCGCCGCATCGCGTGTCGCCTGGATGATCCCGGTCGAGGCCGTCGTGCGCTACTGCCCGCTGCTGGGCGACGCCCTGCACGGCGATCCCGCGCCCGTGCCCGGCTGGCCGCCGGGCGCCGATCGCGAACTGACCACCGCCCTGGTCAAGGTGCCGAGCATGCGCGACCCGCAGCGCCGCGAGAGCGTGCTGCGTGACACCGGCGACGAGATCTTCGATCTCGCCGAGCGGTCTCCGGTGCTGATCGAGGATGTGCGCGGGGTCGTCGAGCTGTGCCTGCAGTACGCGGACGGCATCGACCGGCTCGCCGCCGCGCTGCGCTGGTACGAGCGAGGCTCGCTGCCCATGCGGGATTTCGAGCGGGTCGTCCTGCGGCTGCGCGGCGCACCCGGGCCGACGTCATGA
- a CDS encoding VMAP-C domain-containing protein, with translation MTGAYTPRADLFWELAGLITHIPGLAHPRPLRRSAEAFTERFGPLESERPSGIPREDLYATLRECDRYPEGLRFYLDTLGSGRTGTLAWAAVEQMYLRLYPERLLTPGERDELRTLLGARAPGTRLGPLALPFLPFLPPVDGDTDGPEALEALLDALEDALVPAAEAHPLLSFVEAVAVTQQSLLEAELRAWSDKVAHHIGCPQEALQQVRAREAARVGRPFAPSRLLVEIVAHPAAPDVYHLRGWLLATREGPSSLLADCRVTSRGALEETVAALHESVLERLGELSAGLRVEFLLPRPLLWLDVDQFPVRPAGSVARPIGADHTVLVRSRDRFHKRYWWPALHRRLAWLRSNPDGGFEAPAVRYVAPDGVLAPYDLLTELRDGETPFCFVLLEPPQWDGDLAADPVYVLLEVGIPAIVALRRRGHHAEAGPQLWKVLAGRLDALPDRVRHLRGVGPSGYGSAVTLDLHRHVTLVWDSQDGLEGAEAALGHPRTGGGHHDRGVDRPA, from the coding sequence ATGACGGGTGCCTACACCCCGCGTGCGGATCTGTTCTGGGAGCTGGCCGGTCTCATCACCCACATCCCAGGACTCGCCCACCCGCGTCCGCTGCGGCGGTCCGCGGAGGCGTTCACCGAGCGGTTCGGGCCGCTGGAGTCCGAGAGGCCGTCGGGAATCCCCCGGGAGGACCTCTATGCGACGCTGCGGGAGTGCGACCGCTACCCGGAGGGCCTGCGCTTCTATCTCGACACGCTCGGCAGCGGGCGTACCGGCACCCTGGCATGGGCCGCGGTCGAGCAGATGTATCTGCGGCTGTACCCGGAGAGGCTGCTCACGCCCGGCGAGCGCGACGAGTTGCGCACCCTGCTCGGGGCGCGCGCTCCCGGCACCCGTCTCGGGCCCCTCGCCCTGCCCTTCCTGCCGTTCCTGCCACCGGTCGACGGGGACACCGACGGACCCGAGGCGCTGGAGGCGCTGCTCGACGCGCTGGAGGACGCGCTCGTACCGGCGGCCGAGGCGCACCCGCTGCTGTCCTTCGTCGAGGCCGTCGCCGTGACCCAACAGTCTTTGCTGGAGGCGGAGTTGCGAGCCTGGAGCGACAAGGTGGCGCATCACATCGGCTGCCCGCAGGAGGCGCTCCAGCAGGTCCGGGCCCGGGAGGCGGCACGTGTGGGGCGGCCCTTCGCCCCCTCCCGCCTGCTGGTGGAGATCGTGGCGCACCCGGCCGCCCCCGACGTGTACCACCTACGGGGCTGGCTGCTGGCCACCCGGGAGGGGCCGAGCTCGCTGCTGGCCGACTGCCGGGTGACCTCGCGCGGCGCGCTGGAGGAGACGGTCGCCGCGCTGCACGAGAGCGTGCTGGAGCGGCTGGGTGAGCTGAGCGCGGGGCTGCGCGTGGAGTTCCTGCTGCCCAGGCCGCTGCTGTGGCTGGACGTGGATCAGTTCCCGGTGCGCCCGGCGGGTTCGGTGGCGCGGCCGATCGGAGCCGATCACACGGTGCTGGTGCGCAGTCGGGACCGGTTCCACAAGCGGTACTGGTGGCCCGCGCTGCACCGGCGCCTGGCGTGGCTGCGGTCGAACCCGGACGGGGGCTTCGAGGCACCCGCCGTGCGGTATGTCGCGCCGGACGGCGTTCTCGCCCCGTACGACCTGCTCACCGAGTTGCGCGACGGCGAGACCCCGTTCTGCTTCGTGCTGCTGGAGCCCCCGCAGTGGGACGGCGACCTGGCAGCGGACCCGGTGTACGTCCTGCTCGAAGTCGGCATCCCCGCCATCGTCGCGCTGCGCCGACGGGGCCATCACGCGGAAGCCGGGCCGCAGTTGTGGAAAGTGCTGGCCGGAAGGTTGGATGCGCTGCCGGACCGGGTACGACATCTGCGGGGCGTCGGTCCAAGCGGCTACGGGTCAGCGGTGACGCTGGACCTGCATCGCCACGTCACCCTAGTGTGGGACAGCCAAGACGGACTGGAGGGGGCGGAGGCCGCGCTCGGGCATCCGCGGACCGGGGGTGGCCACCATGACCGGGGAGTCGACCGACCAGCGTGA
- a CDS encoding AAA family ATPase codes for MTGESTDQREARHPRPPAWWVFRDTGAQHAPSDPLPRLPSPPPWRRFRPDTDIPPLDIPAPGDHTDVERKLGSRRAGTLDHAVVDVINAAIQLRRPLLVTGQPGTGKSSLAHQIAAELGLGRVLWWPVVSRTTLRDGLYDYDAIGRVQDTPVAAAPGTERGPLPDVGRYLTLGPLGTALLPWKRPRVLLVDELDKSDIDLPNDLLHIFEEGEFRIRELERLGQSRREARVGTADHGSPVVVRDGRVRCSEFPIVVITSNGERAFSPAFRRRCLEVELAVPDEERLAAMVEAHFGSQPDPRTRQLVRSFLKERGEGSLAADQLLNTVHMLTNGAADADEASWTQLRAALWRSLATDSSP; via the coding sequence ATGACCGGGGAGTCGACCGACCAGCGTGAGGCGCGGCATCCCCGTCCTCCGGCCTGGTGGGTGTTCCGGGACACCGGCGCGCAGCACGCGCCGTCCGATCCGCTGCCCCGGTTGCCTTCCCCGCCGCCGTGGCGACGCTTCAGGCCGGACACCGACATCCCGCCGCTCGACATCCCCGCCCCGGGCGACCACACGGACGTCGAGCGCAAGCTGGGCTCACGCCGGGCCGGCACCCTGGACCACGCCGTCGTCGACGTCATCAACGCCGCGATCCAGCTGCGCCGTCCGCTGCTGGTCACCGGGCAGCCGGGCACCGGGAAGTCCAGCCTGGCCCACCAGATCGCCGCCGAACTGGGCCTGGGCCGGGTGCTGTGGTGGCCGGTGGTCAGCCGCACCACCCTGCGCGACGGGCTGTACGACTACGACGCGATCGGCCGGGTGCAGGACACACCCGTGGCGGCGGCTCCCGGCACGGAGCGCGGGCCGCTGCCCGATGTGGGCCGCTATCTGACGCTCGGTCCGCTCGGCACGGCGCTGCTGCCCTGGAAGCGGCCGCGCGTGCTGCTCGTGGACGAGCTGGACAAGAGCGACATCGACCTGCCCAACGACCTGCTGCACATCTTCGAGGAGGGCGAGTTCCGCATCAGGGAGCTGGAGCGGCTGGGTCAGTCCCGCCGTGAGGCGCGTGTCGGCACGGCCGACCACGGCTCGCCGGTCGTGGTGCGCGACGGCCGGGTGCGCTGCTCGGAGTTCCCGATCGTGGTGATCACGAGCAACGGGGAACGGGCCTTCTCCCCCGCCTTCCGCCGCAGGTGCCTGGAGGTCGAGCTCGCCGTTCCGGACGAGGAACGGCTGGCCGCGATGGTCGAGGCGCACTTCGGGTCGCAACCGGATCCGCGCACCCGGCAATTGGTCCGCTCATTCCTGAAGGAGCGCGGCGAAGGCTCACTCGCCGCCGACCAGCTCCTGAACACCGTGCACATGCTGACGAACGGCGCCGCCGACGCCGACGAGGCGTCCTGGACGCAGTTACGGGCCGCGCTGTGGCGCAGCCTGGCGACGGACTCCTCGCCATGA